In Chaetodon trifascialis isolate fChaTrf1 chromosome 6, fChaTrf1.hap1, whole genome shotgun sequence, one DNA window encodes the following:
- the adam9a gene encoding disintegrin and metalloproteinase domain-containing protein 9, with protein MGGRVELLEVCCLLLLLSGTSHCGDSPQTEHLSSYQLTVPRPIGGRPRRDVDGRPPNQVSYVITVDGIDRVVHLQRNDLLLPADFTVFSYSQNGSLITSRPPVQNHCHYQGSVQDVKGSSAAMSVCNGLRGVLHLADHSYGIEPLDHAPEQHLVYRLQDVTSQPRGCGTPHGDEHDHGNATEHAQYKGEEIHHRAHSRVKRAVLHHTHYVELLLVVDNDRYNYMNRNETAVRDEMVHLANFIDSIYIQLNVRVVLVGLEIWTQQNLISTDGGAGEVLSRFTQWREKELVNRRRHDSAQLILKKSFGGTAGMAFVSTVCSRSHGGGINAFTNNNVPSFASIVAHELGHNLGMNHDDGRSCTCPAPACIMNSGATGSRNFSSCSADDFEKMILLTGGTCLLNVPRPDEAYSAPYCGNRLVDVGEECDCGSEKECEDDPCCEYQTCRLKSGAQCAFGECCSNCQYLPGGTVCRSSTDECDLAEYCNGSSSLCQSDVFVQNGQPCRNQQAFCYNGKCQHYDGQCQAIFGSKAKAAPEICFKDVNSKGDRFGNCGYHNYGYKKCESRNALCGKLQCSNVQAATVFGIEPSIISTPIGGAKCYGVDFMLGSDVPDPGMVNEGTKCGDNKVCMNFECRSADILKYDCDVEKKCHGHGVCNSNKNCHCDDGWAAPFCEVKGYGGSVDSGPTWNDKDTSLRDGLLVFFFLVLPLLALGAFVFLRRNELLRRLGLSRRKRSQGYQADEAASANPSRGPPPRAQPPSVARGNTNNIVRDGHHAQLLPPQEVVETRRTAPSYALRPPPPPLKPKPSAQSQPLVPQRPAPAPPV; from the exons actCTCCGCAGACAGAACACCTCTCCTCCTATCAGCTGACCGTCCCTCGACCAATAGGAGGCAGACCGAGGCGGGACGTGGACGGAAGACCCCCCAATCAG gtCTCTTACGTCATCACTGTGGATGGGATCGATCGTGTTGTTCACCTGCAGAGAAATGA cctgctgcttcctgcagaCTTCACTGTGTTCTCCTACAGTCAGAATGGATCACTGATCACATCCAGACCACCTGTGCAG AATCACTGCCACTATCAGGGCTCCGTTCAGGACGTGAAGGGTTCCTCTGCGGCTATGAGCGTCTGCAACGGCCTCag AGGAGTGCTGCACCTGGCTGACCACAGCTACGGCATCGAGCCGTTAGACCACGCCCCCGAGCAGCACCTGGTGTACCGCCTGCAGGATGTGACATCACAGCCCCGGGGGTGCGGAACACCGCACGGTGATGAGCATGACCACGGCAACGCCACGGAGCACGCTCAGTACAAAGGAGAGGAAATCCACCACAGAGCGCACAGCAGg gtgaagcGAGCTGTTCTCCATCACACTCACTacgtggagctgctgctggtggtggacAACGAcagg tataACTACATGAACAGGAACGAGACAGCTGTGAGGGATGAGATGGTTCACCTGGCCAACTTCATAGACAgc atctACATCCAGCTGAACGTTCGGGTGGTCCTGGTCGGACTGGAGATCTGGACTCAGCAGAACCTGATCAGCACTGATGGAGGAGCCGGAGAAGTGCTGAGTCGCTTCACtcagtggagagagaaagagctggtTAACCGCCGCCGGCATGACTCAGCACAACTCATCct GAAGAAGAGTTTTGGAGGAACAGCAGGGATGGCCTTCGTCTCCACTGTCTGTTCCAGAAGCCACGGGGGCGGGATCAATGCG ttcaCCAATAACAACGTTCCCTCGTTCGCCTCCATTGTGGCTCATGAACTCGGTCACAACCTCGGGATGAACCATGATGATGGACGCTCCTGCACCTGCCCCGCCCCCGCCTGCATCATGAACTCTGGAGCCAC aggaTCCAGAAACTTCAGCAGCTGTAGTGCAGATGACTTTGAGAAGATGATCTTGTTGACCGGGGGGACATGTCTCCTGAACGTCCCTCGGCCTGACGAGGCCTACAGCGCCCCCTACTGTGGAAACAGACTGGTGGATGTTGGGGAGGAGTGTGACTGTGGATCAGAGAAG gagtGTGAGGACGACCCCTGCTGTGAGTATCAGACCTGTAGGCTGAAGTCTGGAGCTCAGTGTGCTTTTGGAGAATGCTGCTCCAACTGTCAG taccTACCAGGTGGGACAGTGTGTCGGTCCAGTACAGATGAGTGTGATCTAGCAGAGTACTGCAACGGCTCGTCATCCCTTTGTCAGAGTGACGTCTTTGTCCAG AACGGGCAGCCCTGCAGGAACCAGCAGGCCTTCTGTTATAACGGGAAGTGTCAGCACTATGACGGACAGTGTCAGGCCATCTTTGGATCCA AGGCGAAGGCAGCTCCTGAAATCTGCTTTAAAGACGTCAACAGTAAAGGAGATCGCTTTGGTAACTGTGGCTACCACAACTACGGCTACAAGAAGTGTGAgagcag AAACGCTCTGTGTGGGAAGCTGCAGTGCTCCAACGTTCAGGCGGCGACGGTGTTCGGCATCGAACCGTCCATCATCAGCACGCCGATCGGCGGAGCCAAGTGTTACGGCGTCGACTTCATGTTGGGATCAGACGTCCCCGATCCAGGCATGGTGAACGAAGGGACCAAGTGTGGAGACAACAAG GTCTGCATGAACTTCGAGTGCCGCAGCGCCGACATCCTGAAGTATGACTGCGACGTGGAGAAGAAATGTCACGGCCACGGG GTGTGTAACAGCAACAAGAACTGTCACTGTGACGACGGCTGGGCTGCACCTTTctgtgaggtcaaaggttacGGCGGCAGCGTGGACAGTGGACCCACCTGGAACG aTAAAGACACGTCTCTCAGGGACGGTTTGttggtcttcttcttcctcgttCTTCCTCTGCTCGCGTTGGGTGCGTTTGTTTTCCTGCGCAGGAACGAGCTGCTGCGACGGCTCGGGCTGAGCCGCAGGAAGAGGTCGCAGGGATACCA GGCTGACGAAGCAGCTTCAGCCAATCCCAGCAGAGGACCGCCTCCCAGAGCGCAGCCTCCGTCTGTCGCCAGGGGCAACACCAACAACATCGTCAGAGACGGG CACCACGCTCAGCTGCTGCCACCACAGGAG